CGACAGTTTCTGCGTCGGCGAGGATGTCGACGAGATCGCCGAGGCACTGCGCCGCGATGACGTGCCGGAGCGCTACCGCGAGCCGCGCGACGGCCGCCGGTGGGGCTTCCGGTATGAGCATTATCGGCGGCGCAAGCTGAATGTCTGGAAGCCGGTCATCGTCGCGGTCAACGGCCCCTGCCGGGGGACGGGGCTCGTTCTGGTCGGCCAGGGCGATGTCATTCTCGCTTCTGAGACGGCGACCTTTTCGCTGCCCGAGGTGTCGCTCGGTCTCGTCCCGGTCGAGGGGGCGCTCTACCTCGCCGACCGGATGCCCCTCGGGGCAGTGCTGCGGCTGGCGCTGCTCGGCGAGGCGGAGGAGCTTTCCGCTGCCCGGGCGCACGAGCTCGGGCTGGTGAGCGAAGTGCTGCCCGCCGCGGCGCTGCTTGAGCGCGCGCGGACGGTTGCAGCCACCATCAACGACCAAGCGGGCGACGCTGTCCGAGCGATGACGACGACGATGCACGCCCGGCGCGATTTCGGCTACGAC
The DNA window shown above is from Dehalococcoidia bacterium and carries:
- a CDS encoding enoyl-CoA hydratase-related protein; the protein is MEFETLRYEKRDHIATITLNRPERGNALNGQLHRELWAVWNDFRFDGDSWVAILTGAGDSFCVGEDVDEIAEALRRDDVPERYREPRDGRRWGFRYEHYRRRKLNVWKPVIVAVNGPCRGTGLVLVGQGDVILASETATFSLPEVSLGLVPVEGALYLADRMPLGAVLRLALLGEAEELSAARAHELGLVSEVLPAAALLERARTVAATINDQAGDAVRAMTTTMHARRDFGYDDALVLGYEYHERFENVENMLEGPRAFTEKRKPAWTIRPPRMG